A portion of the Alistipes sp. ZOR0009 genome contains these proteins:
- a CDS encoding TonB-dependent receptor — protein MKLRTLLVVLILCMAAVTTFAQGNVRGKVKGLTNSKQELLAFANIYWAGTTIGVQSNIDGTFSINHPKGAKHLVAKTMGFKADTLAIKPGMAEVEFVLSPENVRLDEVVVAGRQKGSTILALTSLKTEVITASGLCKMACCNLAESFENTASVSVGFSDAVSGARQIKMLGLAGTYTQMLDENRPVMRGIASPYGLTYTPGQWLESIQVSKGPGSVVNGYEAITGQINVEHRKPTAKEPLFVNLFLGSEGRTEANVASSLQLNNKLSTVTLLHASIDPQKLDHNKDGFTDLPIAKQVNVANRWLYMADNGAQLRAGFKLLAEERDGGQMNSASTVNNFGLGRYTSKINNKQVNTYFKFGIPIGPKHNHEDDECTDEGCTEDHDHEKAEADHDHKGGASAEEHKHEHNGEACTEDHDHEHEHAEEGHTEKCNHVEKSLAFVADYTFHDQNSIFGIKSYDAKMHSAFANVLFQGGFNPSNKYTVGASIRHDIYKELLTDKYFAKGATSINDMKTAISNLDKTETVAGAFGEYTLSLNDKFTFIAGARADHNSIYGWLFTPRANVKWDITDKLTFRASGGRGYRSPNPISDNLGILATGRQIAVDNDLKIEDAWTYGASLVKYFKLFNDERASISLDAFRTHFKNQLIVDQEFNSAVVSLYNLDGRSYTNSIQADLNVAPIERFSIFMTYRYTQAKVDLKNQGFVTKPLVDKFKALINLQYATRMNKWTFDFTAQLNGQVRLPNLGDNVNADYEYSPVYPMFFGQVTRKFKKFDVYVGCENIGDYTQKNPIISADSPFSSSFNSSSVWGPLMGRKAYIGMRFTL, from the coding sequence ATGAAATTACGTACACTACTTGTCGTGCTTATACTATGCATGGCTGCAGTAACCACCTTTGCCCAAGGAAATGTAAGGGGCAAAGTAAAAGGATTAACCAACAGCAAGCAAGAGCTGCTTGCATTTGCCAACATATACTGGGCAGGAACAACCATCGGCGTTCAATCGAACATCGACGGGACATTTAGCATTAACCACCCCAAGGGAGCAAAGCACCTAGTGGCCAAAACCATGGGATTTAAGGCCGACACCCTAGCCATTAAGCCGGGTATGGCCGAGGTAGAATTTGTGCTCTCGCCCGAAAACGTACGCCTCGACGAGGTGGTGGTAGCCGGAAGGCAGAAAGGAAGCACCATACTTGCCCTAACCTCGCTTAAAACGGAGGTTATCACCGCATCGGGACTATGCAAGATGGCCTGCTGTAACCTAGCCGAAAGCTTCGAGAACACCGCCAGCGTAAGCGTCGGCTTTAGCGATGCCGTTTCGGGTGCCCGCCAAATCAAGATGCTTGGACTTGCAGGTACCTACACCCAAATGCTCGACGAAAACCGCCCCGTGATGCGCGGTATCGCCTCGCCCTACGGGCTTACCTACACTCCTGGCCAATGGCTGGAGAGTATTCAGGTATCCAAAGGTCCCGGATCGGTTGTTAACGGCTATGAAGCAATTACCGGCCAAATAAACGTAGAGCACCGCAAGCCAACCGCCAAGGAGCCTCTTTTTGTGAACCTCTTTTTAGGGAGCGAAGGACGTACCGAGGCCAACGTAGCCTCCTCGCTGCAGCTCAACAACAAGCTTAGCACCGTTACCTTGCTGCACGCCTCCATCGACCCTCAGAAGCTAGACCACAACAAGGATGGATTTACCGATTTACCCATTGCAAAGCAGGTAAACGTTGCCAACCGCTGGCTATACATGGCCGATAACGGCGCACAGCTGCGTGCCGGCTTTAAGCTGCTGGCCGAAGAACGCGACGGAGGTCAAATGAATAGCGCATCAACGGTAAATAACTTTGGTTTGGGACGATACACCTCGAAGATTAACAACAAGCAGGTGAATACCTACTTTAAGTTCGGCATTCCTATCGGTCCAAAGCACAATCACGAGGATGATGAGTGTACCGACGAAGGTTGTACCGAGGATCACGATCACGAAAAGGCTGAGGCCGACCACGACCACAAGGGAGGTGCCAGCGCCGAAGAGCACAAGCACGAGCATAACGGAGAGGCGTGCACCGAAGATCACGACCACGAGCATGAGCATGCCGAGGAAGGACATACCGAAAAGTGCAACCACGTAGAAAAGAGCCTAGCATTTGTTGCCGACTACACCTTTCACGATCAAAACTCGATTTTCGGAATTAAGAGCTACGACGCCAAGATGCATTCGGCGTTTGCCAACGTGCTGTTCCAAGGCGGGTTTAATCCGAGCAACAAGTACACCGTAGGGGCCAGCATCCGCCACGACATTTACAAGGAGCTGCTTACCGACAAGTACTTTGCGAAAGGTGCTACCAGCATCAACGATATGAAAACAGCCATCAGCAACCTCGATAAAACCGAAACCGTAGCCGGTGCTTTTGGCGAGTACACCCTATCGCTTAACGACAAGTTTACCTTTATTGCTGGCGCGCGTGCCGACCATAACAGCATTTACGGATGGCTGTTTACTCCCCGTGCCAACGTTAAGTGGGATATTACCGACAAGCTAACCTTCCGTGCTTCGGGCGGACGCGGATACCGCTCTCCCAACCCCATCTCCGACAACCTCGGAATCTTGGCTACAGGCCGCCAAATTGCGGTAGATAACGACCTAAAGATTGAGGACGCTTGGACCTACGGAGCCAGCCTAGTGAAGTACTTTAAGCTATTCAACGACGAGCGCGCATCAATAAGCCTCGACGCCTTCCGTACTCACTTCAAGAACCAGCTCATTGTCGATCAGGAGTTCAACTCGGCCGTAGTTAGCCTATATAACCTCGACGGACGCTCGTACACCAACAGCATCCAGGCCGATTTGAACGTGGCGCCTATCGAACGATTCAGCATCTTTATGACCTACCGCTACACCCAAGCCAAAGTCGACTTAAAGAATCAAGGTTTTGTAACCAAGCCGCTTGTCGACAAGTTTAAGGCGCTTATCAACCTGCAGTACGCAACCCGCATGAACAAGTGGACCTTCGACTTTACCGCTCAGCTAAACGGACAGGTTCGCCTTCCCAACCTTGGCGACAACGTGAATGCCGACTACGAGTATTCGCCCGTTTACCCCATGTTCTTTGGGCAGGTAACCCGCAAATTCAAGAAGTTTGACGTTTACGTAGGCTGCGAAAACATTGGCGACTACACCCAAAAGAACCCTATCATATCTGCTGACTCTCCCTTCTCATCGTCGTTCAACTCGTCGTCGGTGTGGGGACCGCTTATGGGACGTAAGGCATACATTGGTATGCGCTTTACGCTATAG
- a CDS encoding dipeptidase: MNKRIKGVVLLWLGMMAGLSAYSQPSDPYFGETCTSIMVGKKATIDKSVITSHTCDGSYRTWLNVVPAATFADTARHLVYKGTLKTESVNDKNGLTLVGSIPQVAQTYGYLNTAYPCLNEKQLGMGETTIVGRKELVNEKGMFNIEELQRVALQRCTTAREAIKLMGSLVKQYGYGDWGESLTIADKKEVWLFEVFGEGPDHIGGVWAAQRIPDDHVGVSANFSRIGEIDLSQPDYFMASDNVKEVAQRLKLWDGTAPFKFWKAFSHIKKPFTIREFFILSSFAPSLNLKYDADEIPFSVKPEKKVAVQDVFALYRTTYEGTFYDMTKNLKVVKTTYKKDGSVEKVDTVLYEGANPWMGKDEIAIYNALKPGSVEFQRTVSVAWCSYSEIIQLRDWLPDEVGGVAWFSFDNPGQSPRLPIYSGNLSLPDSYSICGQQRYREDAALWSFRKANKLATVKWQKSRKTIETEVATLETKALAEQPALEEQVKELVKKGKNKEARELVTRYSNDFARSAMQRWTELERSFWGQFGRGF, from the coding sequence ATGAATAAAAGAATAAAGGGAGTTGTACTCCTATGGCTGGGGATGATGGCAGGCTTAAGCGCCTACTCGCAGCCCAGCGATCCCTACTTTGGGGAGACCTGCACCAGCATCATGGTGGGCAAAAAGGCCACCATCGACAAGTCGGTTATTACCAGCCACACCTGCGACGGCAGCTACCGCACCTGGCTAAACGTGGTGCCTGCTGCCACCTTTGCCGACACCGCCAGGCACTTGGTGTACAAGGGAACGCTCAAAACCGAAAGCGTAAACGACAAAAACGGGCTTACCCTGGTAGGCTCCATCCCTCAGGTTGCCCAAACCTACGGCTACCTAAACACCGCCTACCCCTGCCTCAACGAAAAGCAGCTGGGCATGGGCGAAACCACCATCGTGGGACGCAAGGAGCTGGTTAACGAAAAGGGGATGTTCAACATCGAGGAGCTGCAGCGCGTAGCCCTTCAGAGATGCACCACCGCCCGCGAGGCCATTAAGCTTATGGGATCGCTCGTTAAGCAGTACGGCTACGGCGACTGGGGCGAAAGCCTTACCATTGCCGACAAAAAGGAGGTTTGGCTATTCGAGGTGTTCGGCGAAGGTCCCGACCACATCGGTGGCGTATGGGCCGCACAGCGCATACCAGACGATCATGTGGGCGTATCGGCCAACTTCTCGCGCATCGGCGAGATAGACCTCTCCCAGCCCGACTACTTTATGGCATCGGACAACGTTAAGGAGGTGGCGCAACGCCTTAAGCTGTGGGACGGCACCGCGCCTTTTAAATTCTGGAAGGCTTTTAGCCACATCAAAAAGCCGTTCACCATCCGCGAGTTCTTTATCCTTAGCAGCTTTGCCCCATCGCTCAACCTTAAGTACGATGCCGACGAAATCCCCTTCTCCGTAAAGCCAGAGAAGAAGGTAGCCGTGCAGGATGTGTTTGCCCTATACCGCACCACCTACGAAGGCACCTTCTACGACATGACCAAGAACCTAAAGGTGGTAAAAACCACCTACAAGAAGGATGGATCGGTAGAAAAGGTGGATACCGTGCTGTACGAAGGCGCCAACCCTTGGATGGGTAAGGATGAAATAGCCATTTACAACGCCCTTAAGCCCGGATCGGTAGAGTTTCAGCGAACAGTATCTGTAGCATGGTGCTCCTACTCCGAAATCATACAGCTGCGCGACTGGCTACCCGACGAGGTTGGCGGCGTGGCGTGGTTCTCGTTTGATAACCCCGGCCAAAGCCCCCGTTTGCCCATCTACTCGGGCAACCTATCGCTCCCCGACAGCTACAGCATCTGCGGGCAGCAGCGCTACCGCGAGGATGCCGCGCTATGGAGCTTCCGCAAGGCCAACAAGCTGGCTACCGTTAAATGGCAAAAGAGCCGCAAGACAATAGAAACCGAGGTGGCCACCCTCGAAACCAAGGCGCTAGCCGAACAAC